From Natronorubrum halophilum, a single genomic window includes:
- a CDS encoding ABC transporter permease — protein MAFASYLFKRLGFTLVTLFLVSLITFGLTNVLPGNVALLILGPNATEQSIAQLEAQLGLDQPLYVQYFQWITGLLTGDMGTSLRYNTPVADQIALRLPRSLLLAISATIISVSLSIPLGIIAAVKKNTPADLTASMLAFVGLSLPIFLWGLVFIYVFALTLGGFPTRGYVSPLVDPLASLHFLALPASAMGVALTAYIMRMTRSSMIDELSEDYVEFARSKGLSERSVVLRHALKNAAIPIITVVAFQFSYAFGGVVVLEEVFSWPGIGQLTLTAIENRDIPLLQGCIIVIALIYMVSNFLADTFYAYVDPRIRYGGSE, from the coding sequence ATGGCATTCGCTAGTTACCTGTTCAAGCGGCTCGGATTCACCCTCGTCACGTTGTTTCTCGTGTCGCTCATCACGTTCGGGCTCACCAACGTGTTGCCGGGCAACGTGGCGCTTTTGATTCTCGGACCGAACGCCACCGAGCAATCGATCGCGCAACTCGAAGCACAGCTCGGACTCGACCAGCCGCTGTACGTTCAGTACTTCCAGTGGATCACCGGCTTGCTCACCGGAGATATGGGTACCTCGCTGCGGTACAACACGCCGGTTGCCGATCAGATCGCGCTGCGCTTACCGCGTTCGCTGTTGCTCGCGATCTCCGCGACGATCATCTCGGTGAGTCTCTCGATCCCGCTGGGGATCATCGCAGCGGTGAAAAAGAACACGCCCGCCGACCTCACCGCGTCGATGCTCGCGTTCGTCGGCCTCTCGCTTCCCATCTTCCTGTGGGGGCTCGTCTTCATCTACGTGTTCGCGCTCACATTGGGTGGGTTCCCGACTCGAGGCTACGTCTCACCGCTGGTCGATCCGCTCGCGTCGCTTCACTTCCTCGCGCTCCCGGCGAGCGCGATGGGCGTCGCGCTGACGGCGTACATCATGCGAATGACGCGCTCGAGCATGATCGACGAACTCAGCGAAGACTACGTCGAGTTCGCCCGATCGAAGGGGCTCAGCGAACGCTCGGTCGTCCTCCGACACGCGTTGAAAAACGCCGCGATCCCGATCATCACGGTGGTCGCGTTCCAGTTTAGCTACGCGTTCGGCGGCGTCGTCGTCCTCGAGGAAGTGTTCTCCTGGCCCGGCATCGGCCAGCTGACGCTGACGGCGATCGAAAACCGAGATATCCCGCTCTTACAGGGCTGTATTATCGTGATCGCGCTCATCTACATGGTATCGAATTTTCTCGCCGACACGTTCTACGCGTACGTCGATCCGCGAATTCGATACGGAGGGTCCGAATAA
- a CDS encoding ABC transporter permease, with protein sequence MSTNRFRLTDERKAHYGRFIRQFRGNQKAMIGLGIIVALFFVAIFAQKITVPYIDVTVQPFSFVPHDPEATNVQNREQGPSMEHLMGTDNLGRDIFSRVLAGARISVLVGFTSISIAMIFGTTIGIVAGYYQGLVDEGLMRAMDAMMSFPPILLALTIVAVMEPNLFNLILALAFVYTPFIARVARSAALSVRNESFVEAAVARGESDSYIIFREVLPNCVGPLLVQGSINVAFTMLLEASLSFLGLGVQPPTPSWGLMINQGWAFMGDAPWLVFFPAFAIAMAVIGFNLLGDGLRDVLDPKGEIIE encoded by the coding sequence ATGTCGACGAATCGATTCCGGCTGACGGACGAACGCAAGGCCCACTACGGGCGATTCATCCGCCAGTTCCGCGGCAACCAGAAGGCGATGATCGGGCTCGGCATCATCGTCGCGCTCTTTTTCGTGGCCATCTTCGCACAGAAGATCACCGTTCCGTACATCGACGTGACGGTACAGCCGTTCTCGTTCGTGCCACACGATCCCGAGGCCACGAACGTCCAGAATCGAGAACAGGGCCCATCGATGGAGCATCTGATGGGAACCGACAATCTCGGTCGTGACATCTTCAGCCGCGTCCTTGCGGGAGCACGAATCTCGGTGTTGGTCGGCTTCACATCGATCAGCATTGCGATGATCTTCGGGACGACGATCGGCATCGTCGCCGGCTACTATCAGGGGCTGGTCGACGAGGGATTGATGCGAGCGATGGACGCGATGATGTCGTTCCCGCCGATCCTGCTCGCGCTGACGATCGTCGCCGTAATGGAGCCGAATCTATTCAACCTGATCCTCGCGCTGGCGTTCGTCTACACGCCCTTCATCGCCAGGGTCGCGCGCAGCGCCGCGCTGTCCGTTCGCAACGAATCGTTCGTCGAAGCGGCCGTCGCCCGCGGCGAGAGCGACTCCTACATTATCTTCAGGGAAGTGTTGCCCAACTGCGTCGGCCCGCTGCTCGTACAGGGGTCGATCAACGTCGCGTTCACGATGTTGCTGGAAGCGAGTCTCTCGTTTCTCGGACTGGGCGTTCAGCCGCCGACGCCGTCGTGGGGGCTGATGATCAACCAGGGGTGGGCGTTCATGGGCGATGCCCCGTGGCTCGTCTTCTTCCCGGCGTTCGCCATCGCCATGGCGGTGATCGGGTTCAACCTACTCGGCGACGGTCTCCGTGACGTCCTCGATCCGAAGGGGGAGATTATCGAATGA
- a CDS encoding sensor histidine kinase: MEISLLAHVLLFAISGVACLASILRARMIQHPGTRNWLVVFLGSVALWCGGYLGYLLAPTTTSKLMLYIIGFVFAFVAVGAWVCFCAEYTGRSLQNTPFRYPALAVFLFIIALKITNPLHNLYFTSEWTTQPFPHLAINHQLLYWVVLGFSYAVIMVGFFMLAERLYYTGADSRPLIILLGITGVPALATILSHQMEPLLPLMYEPPGVAVFAVGTLFVYFNRFEAIQLTAGTTEPAIYLDQSNRIRDYNQAAETTFPALTDAVGDSIDVVSSTLAGHISDPGVVAVTENGGTRYYEVSTTAFVSGEVQTGQLVTITDVTDRESYRKQLEQKTEQLEALNRVVRHDIRNDMAVVLGWAESLRDHVDEDGEAALEHVLQSSNHVVDLTDTAREFVESLTDSDAAEVRLVDLRNTVDTELVKVRESHSDAHFEVAGEIPQVTVRANEMLSSVFRNLLENAVRHNDKATPEITISGSIHEDTVQVRVADNGPGIPDEQKESIFGKGEKGIDSPGSGIGLYLVHTLMNQYNGTVWAENNDPTGSVFVVELPICESTELGTTSNS, from the coding sequence ATGGAGATCAGTCTTCTTGCGCATGTCCTTCTCTTTGCTATCTCTGGTGTCGCTTGCCTTGCTAGTATCCTCCGAGCACGTATGATCCAACATCCTGGGACACGGAACTGGCTCGTTGTTTTTCTTGGTTCGGTCGCTCTCTGGTGTGGTGGATATCTTGGCTACTTGCTTGCGCCGACGACGACGAGTAAACTCATGTTGTACATCATTGGGTTTGTCTTCGCGTTTGTCGCGGTCGGTGCGTGGGTGTGTTTTTGTGCGGAGTATACCGGGCGGTCACTACAGAACACGCCGTTCCGCTACCCGGCACTAGCTGTCTTTCTCTTCATCATCGCACTCAAGATCACGAACCCGCTTCACAACCTCTACTTCACGTCGGAGTGGACAACACAGCCCTTCCCGCATCTTGCGATCAATCACCAGTTACTGTACTGGGTTGTCCTTGGGTTTTCCTACGCCGTCATTATGGTCGGGTTCTTCATGCTTGCTGAACGACTGTACTATACTGGGGCAGATAGCCGTCCACTCATCATCCTTCTTGGAATCACGGGGGTTCCAGCACTCGCTACGATCCTTAGCCACCAGATGGAACCGCTGCTCCCCCTCATGTATGAGCCACCGGGTGTGGCGGTATTCGCTGTAGGTACACTATTTGTGTATTTTAACCGTTTTGAAGCGATCCAGCTGACCGCTGGAACGACTGAACCGGCGATCTATCTCGACCAATCGAACCGAATTCGAGACTATAACCAAGCTGCAGAAACGACTTTCCCCGCGCTCACTGACGCGGTTGGAGACTCAATCGATGTCGTGAGTTCCACGCTTGCGGGCCACATCTCCGATCCAGGTGTCGTGGCTGTTACAGAGAACGGTGGGACACGCTATTACGAGGTCTCAACGACCGCATTCGTATCTGGGGAAGTACAGACCGGCCAATTAGTGACAATCACGGATGTCACTGATCGGGAATCCTACCGCAAGCAACTCGAACAGAAAACCGAGCAGCTCGAAGCATTAAATCGGGTTGTCCGACACGACATTCGGAACGATATGGCCGTAGTTCTCGGGTGGGCAGAATCCTTGCGAGACCATGTGGACGAAGATGGCGAAGCAGCACTCGAACATGTCCTTCAAAGTTCTAACCATGTAGTTGATCTGACTGATACTGCACGAGAATTCGTCGAATCACTCACAGATAGTGATGCTGCGGAAGTACGGTTGGTTGACTTACGCAACACCGTCGATACGGAACTCGTCAAAGTCCGGGAATCACATTCAGATGCACACTTCGAGGTCGCTGGTGAGATTCCGCAGGTTACGGTTCGGGCAAATGAGATGCTGTCATCAGTGTTTAGGAATCTCCTAGAGAACGCCGTCCGACACAACGACAAAGCAACTCCAGAGATCACAATCTCTGGGAGTATCCATGAGGACACAGTGCAGGTACGGGTTGCCGACAATGGCCCGGGGATTCCGGATGAACAGAAAGAATCTATCTTCGGGAAAGGCGAGAAAGGAATTGATAGCCCAGGCTCTGGGATCGGATTATACCTTGTTCATACGTTAATGAACCAGTATAATGGCACTGTCTGGGCCGAAAACAACGACCCTACAGGGTCAGTATTCGTCGTGGAACTTCCAATATGTGAATCCACAGAGTTAGGTACTACAAGTAACTCTTAG
- a CDS encoding DUF1028 domain-containing protein yields the protein MTFSICATVDGRHGVAIATKAIAVGSTASFVCHDGAVCTQATTNTPIGVRTTRQLEDGVPIDDAVRTQLEADPNADRRQVHGVDGTGTTVTATGDACESWAGHLDGDGYTVAGNMLTGESVLEAVGDAFERDADRSLDERLLVALRAGEDAGGDKRGDHAQSAALSVFDPETPRLEHDVRVDEHHDAVTELERVYEVARTTGEDWTERYPAVDLQRHPS from the coding sequence GTGACGTTCTCCATCTGTGCGACGGTCGACGGCCGCCACGGCGTCGCGATAGCGACGAAGGCGATCGCCGTCGGATCGACCGCCTCCTTCGTCTGCCACGACGGCGCGGTCTGTACGCAGGCGACCACGAACACCCCGATCGGCGTTCGGACGACTCGGCAACTTGAGGACGGAGTGCCGATCGACGACGCCGTCCGGACGCAGCTCGAGGCGGATCCGAACGCGGACCGTCGACAGGTCCACGGGGTCGACGGCACGGGGACGACCGTCACAGCGACGGGCGACGCGTGCGAGTCGTGGGCCGGACACCTCGACGGTGACGGCTACACGGTCGCCGGTAACATGCTCACCGGCGAGAGCGTCCTCGAGGCGGTCGGCGACGCGTTCGAGCGCGACGCCGATCGGTCGCTCGACGAACGACTCCTCGTCGCACTCCGTGCCGGCGAGGACGCCGGTGGCGACAAACGAGGCGATCACGCCCAGAGCGCGGCACTCTCCGTGTTCGATCCGGAGACGCCACGACTCGAACACGACGTCCGCGTCGACGAACACCACGACGCCGTCACCGAACTCGAGCGAGTGTACGAGGTCGCGCGTACGACGGGTGAAGACTGGACGGAACGGTATCCGGCGGTCGATCTCCAGCGACATCCGTCGTAA
- a CDS encoding DUF7344 domain-containing protein has protein sequence MDTDPGEFETTLKLCSSKHRRIILGILVREQRALTLNDLMKEIVKRNHHAAITDVPSRTVNQIYLSLCHQHVPKLADANVVTYENDRQLLEPTERLERMQPYLSAIFEIDPELDRTDTD, from the coding sequence ATGGATACTGATCCGGGTGAGTTCGAGACGACCCTCAAATTATGTAGTAGTAAGCACCGTCGGATCATCCTTGGAATTCTCGTGCGGGAACAACGGGCGCTCACGCTGAACGACCTGATGAAAGAGATCGTAAAACGGAACCATCACGCGGCGATCACTGACGTTCCCAGTCGGACCGTGAATCAGATCTACCTGTCGTTATGCCATCAACACGTCCCAAAATTAGCGGATGCGAACGTGGTCACGTACGAGAACGATCGTCAGCTACTGGAACCGACGGAGCGACTCGAGCGGATGCAACCGTATCTCTCGGCTATCTTCGAAATCGATCCTGAGCTGGATAGGACGGACACTGACTGA
- a CDS encoding DMT family transporter: MTKTEDMLLFGALAFVWGTAFTAIEIGLETLPPLLFAAARLDIAAFIFTGVVLLSRIKWVPRTSADLALILSNGILVIGAHFAFSFIGQSYVSSGVAAIVLSFTPIITPVIAIRLLPAERIYATDVIGLCTGLVGVIAIAIAGGSFDGQLLGIGLLLASAVVFALGSVLTERWTPVLPTMSLHTWSMVTGALFLHAIAYAYSGASIRDVTWTPSAAAALTYLGIFATAGGFLLYFTLLNRIGATNAGLINYASPVVATIFGATLLGEQITTATVAGFALIVAGFALCNIRPLWRVTRTMQSPAVRNRSLERNEVRVQGNVYKTKADSQNYL; this comes from the coding sequence ATGACAAAAACAGAAGACATGTTGCTATTCGGTGCGCTCGCATTCGTCTGGGGAACAGCCTTCACAGCGATCGAAATTGGGCTGGAAACCCTGCCGCCACTCCTCTTCGCAGCGGCTCGCTTAGACATCGCTGCGTTCATCTTCACCGGCGTTGTTCTACTCAGCCGAATCAAGTGGGTACCTCGGACTAGCGCGGACCTGGCGCTCATCCTCTCGAACGGCATCCTCGTCATCGGAGCGCACTTCGCGTTTTCCTTCATCGGCCAGAGTTACGTCTCGAGTGGTGTCGCCGCGATCGTCCTCAGTTTCACACCGATCATCACTCCCGTCATCGCGATCCGTCTCCTTCCAGCAGAACGCATCTACGCGACCGACGTTATCGGTCTCTGTACCGGGCTCGTCGGCGTGATCGCGATCGCGATCGCCGGCGGGTCATTCGACGGACAACTCCTCGGCATCGGACTGCTCCTCGCGTCCGCAGTCGTCTTCGCGCTCGGCTCCGTGCTGACGGAACGTTGGACGCCGGTCCTCCCGACAATGTCGCTCCACACGTGGTCGATGGTTACCGGTGCGCTGTTCCTCCACGCTATCGCCTACGCTTATTCAGGGGCGTCGATACGGGACGTGACGTGGACGCCGTCAGCCGCCGCCGCGCTCACGTATCTTGGTATCTTCGCTACAGCGGGAGGGTTCCTTCTCTACTTCACCTTGCTGAACCGGATCGGCGCAACGAACGCCGGTCTTATCAACTACGCATCACCCGTTGTCGCGACGATCTTCGGTGCGACGCTCCTCGGTGAGCAAATCACCACAGCGACCGTTGCGGGATTCGCACTCATCGTTGCCGGATTCGCGCTTTGCAATATCCGACCGCTCTGGCGGGTGACTCGGACCATGCAGAGCCCGGCCGTACGTAATCGGTCGCTCGAGCGCAATGAAGTCCGCGTCCAAGGTAACGTGTACAAGACGAAGGCCGACTCGCAGAACTACCTGTAG
- a CDS encoding endonuclease/exonuclease/phosphatase family protein: MKILSCNAGYLLGYQNILGGYVPPPVGSLLGDAETERRKLEQLVGVIERESPDVVSLLEVDRGSHRTITGGQFRTLVESLRERGLSYGGDVANKYGDGGIVELLPFFGHLANAVLSRTDRLATTHYLSAGRKRLVIEMELTADTVLFVVHLSLGARSRGRQLRQLAELIAKRTDGRDVIVTGDFNTFAETDELDAFSDRTGLETRVPGETVPSRPLDDLLVTSRSLDLFLCSPSIDVERCDVLDVQLSDHRPIVLETGR, from the coding sequence ATGAAGATCCTCTCTTGTAACGCCGGCTACCTGCTCGGATACCAGAACATTCTCGGCGGGTACGTTCCGCCACCGGTCGGCTCGCTGCTCGGCGACGCCGAGACGGAACGGCGGAAACTCGAGCAGCTCGTCGGGGTTATCGAGCGTGAGAGCCCCGATGTGGTTTCGCTCCTCGAGGTCGACCGAGGGTCCCACCGGACGATCACCGGCGGGCAGTTTCGAACGCTCGTCGAGTCGCTCCGAGAGCGAGGCCTGTCCTACGGAGGCGACGTCGCCAACAAGTACGGCGACGGCGGGATCGTCGAGTTGCTGCCGTTCTTCGGCCACCTCGCGAACGCCGTTCTCTCGCGCACGGACCGTCTGGCGACCACACACTACCTGTCGGCCGGTCGGAAACGGCTCGTCATCGAGATGGAACTCACAGCCGACACGGTCCTGTTCGTCGTCCACCTCTCGTTGGGTGCTCGGAGCAGGGGACGCCAGCTCCGCCAGCTCGCCGAACTGATCGCCAAGCGAACCGACGGACGGGACGTTATCGTGACCGGCGATTTCAACACCTTCGCCGAGACCGACGAACTGGACGCCTTCTCCGACCGAACGGGACTCGAGACGCGAGTCCCCGGTGAGACCGTTCCGTCGCGACCGCTCGACGACCTGCTGGTCACCTCGCGCAGTCTCGACCTGTTCCTTTGCTCGCCGTCCATCGACGTCGAACGATGCGACGTTCTCGATGTCCAGTTGTCCGACCACCGGCCGATCGTACTGGAAACGGGCCGGTAA
- a CDS encoding phospholipase D family protein, whose protein sequence is MNETEDESTVGLLGTNDSDRRVQEALTDLFAGDGTIYLVSGYFTYQGYLAIRADIVSFLERSRENKLIVVVGPASDQFSARIAYDLWALDDSDRVELYKQSRGLHAKLYIRDGPNPRCIIGSANITQVAFEYNIELGLEMTRESTAHPDLQPFLEWADETVAASKLLRRRDIFGPVQVCSSVINWSNKARLLPMRNVALRVTPVLLLLVLLAGLFRIV, encoded by the coding sequence ATGAACGAGACTGAGGATGAATCGACCGTCGGGCTACTGGGAACGAACGACTCCGACCGTCGGGTCCAGGAGGCGTTGACCGACCTGTTTGCCGGCGACGGGACGATCTACCTTGTCAGCGGCTATTTCACATACCAGGGCTATCTCGCGATACGTGCCGACATCGTCTCGTTTCTCGAGCGCTCTCGAGAAAACAAACTGATTGTGGTCGTCGGCCCCGCCTCCGATCAGTTCTCGGCCCGGATCGCCTACGACCTCTGGGCGCTCGACGACTCCGATCGAGTGGAACTATACAAGCAATCGCGGGGGCTCCACGCCAAGCTCTACATCCGCGACGGCCCGAATCCGCGGTGTATCATCGGCTCCGCGAACATCACGCAGGTCGCCTTCGAGTACAACATCGAACTGGGTCTCGAGATGACGCGGGAGAGTACGGCACATCCGGATCTGCAGCCGTTTCTCGAGTGGGCCGACGAGACTGTGGCGGCGTCCAAGCTGTTGCGACGGCGCGATATCTTCGGTCCCGTTCAGGTCTGTAGCTCCGTTATCAACTGGTCGAACAAGGCGCGGTTGCTGCCGATGCGCAACGTGGCACTCAGAGTGACCCCCGTGTTGCTACTACTCGTTTTGCTTGCAGGCCTGTTCCGCATCGTCTGA
- a CDS encoding DUF7344 domain-containing protein has translation MTGDINTNTFVGIWTFPSMASTLVIEAAVAIVSLVDEGYVFGLQSSGVLAHPLRHRIVSILLDRDTIQRDELAAVLAADETLPRDDSERTEIALHHDHLPRLADKLLIEYDQRNGDIRLWKDPESAADLLESS, from the coding sequence ATGACCGGCGATATCAACACAAATACTTTTGTTGGAATCTGGACATTCCCCTCTATGGCGAGTACGTTAGTCATTGAGGCCGCTGTTGCGATCGTTTCACTGGTCGATGAGGGCTATGTATTCGGGTTGCAATCCAGTGGAGTGCTCGCTCATCCACTGCGCCATCGTATCGTTTCAATACTTCTCGACCGGGACACTATTCAGCGGGACGAGTTAGCTGCAGTACTTGCTGCTGACGAAACGCTTCCCCGGGATGATTCAGAGCGAACGGAAATTGCACTGCATCACGACCATCTTCCGAGACTCGCTGATAAATTGCTTATCGAGTACGATCAGCGAAACGGGGATATCCGCCTCTGGAAAGACCCGGAGTCTGCGGCCGATCTGCTCGAGTCAAGTTAA
- a CDS encoding helix-turn-helix domain-containing protein, with protein sequence MSLFGEFTIPAEKLALQYTLEELPEMVIEIERVVATDEFLTPYFWASGDDLEEFEAVSESDPTVHNLRRLDDFERSTLFRADWTENIETIVYAYTQVGATILEATGQYDEWNLCMRFDEHEDLHQFQHYCDEQEISFQLTRLHELTQPRTGSQYGLTAKQYDALVTAYEMEYFSSGDMTLADVAAELDITPQSLSKLLHRAYQTLVEQTLVVNSQ encoded by the coding sequence ATGAGCTTGTTCGGAGAGTTCACCATTCCGGCGGAGAAACTCGCGCTCCAGTACACGTTGGAAGAGCTACCCGAGATGGTCATCGAAATCGAACGCGTCGTCGCCACCGACGAGTTCCTCACGCCGTATTTTTGGGCAAGCGGCGATGACCTCGAGGAGTTCGAGGCCGTAAGCGAGAGCGACCCGACGGTTCACAATCTTCGTCGATTGGATGACTTCGAGCGGTCCACGCTGTTCCGAGCCGATTGGACCGAAAACATCGAAACCATCGTGTACGCCTATACCCAGGTCGGAGCGACCATCCTCGAGGCCACCGGACAGTACGACGAGTGGAACCTCTGCATGCGCTTCGACGAGCACGAAGACCTGCACCAGTTTCAACACTACTGTGACGAACAAGAGATTTCGTTTCAGCTTACCCGTCTTCACGAACTCACACAGCCCCGGACGGGGAGTCAGTACGGGTTGACGGCAAAACAGTACGACGCGTTGGTGACTGCATACGAGATGGAGTACTTCAGTTCCGGGGACATGACCCTTGCGGACGTCGCTGCCGAACTCGACATTACTCCACAGTCCCTCTCAAAGCTGTTACATCGGGCCTATCAGACGCTGGTAGAACAGACCCTCGTTGTGAACTCACAGTAA
- a CDS encoding ABC transporter ATP-binding protein has protein sequence MTTTNTTTPTTDPLLSVEALRTQFQTEDGTVTAVDDVSFALERGEVMGIVGESGAGKSVTAKSIMRLVPYPGEIVSGSIRFDGEDLLERSEKEMQRVRGNEIALIPQDPMTSLNPVLTVGQQIIETVRLHQDVSESEAREVAIDAMEEVEIPDPESRIDEYPHEFSGGMRQRVLIAIGLACEPDLIIADEPTTALDVTTQAKILELLNDLRETHDVAILMITHNLGVVAQTCDRVGVMYAGNLVETGPVTDIFDRPRHPYTRTLIDAIPEVGANRNRLYALDGSMPDLQALPDGCNFADRCPHATDDCRVGPDPELEAVPGAPGAHAACIRTDELDLSEPAVGDDTGHRRREEHTEPLLEVRNLEKHFSAGDGLFGNLSLTRTDGGSLTLERRYVKAVDGVSFTINRGETVGLVGESGCGKSTVARTVMQLLEPTGGEVYFDGHPLHDLGKSEIRSLRQEMQIIFQDPKSSLNPRKTVGQIIGRGMEKHGIATGDEKRERIETLLERVGLQAGDIDKYPHQFSGGQQQRIAIANALAVEPDLIVCDEPVSALDVSVQAQILNLLDDIQDEFGLSYLFISHNISVVQHLCDRVAVMYLGKIAEFGSVEQVFEPPYHPYTESLLSAVPHANPDARTERILLEGTVPSPLDPPSGCPFHTRCPKKIGPECERDEPRPEPVGENDDHTIACHLSCEAMSEPLVGRSSESEAKQL, from the coding sequence ATGACGACCACCAACACAACCACTCCGACGACCGATCCGCTGCTCTCAGTCGAAGCGCTCCGCACCCAGTTTCAGACCGAAGACGGAACCGTCACCGCAGTCGACGACGTCTCGTTCGCCCTCGAGCGAGGGGAAGTGATGGGAATCGTCGGCGAGTCGGGTGCCGGAAAGAGCGTCACGGCGAAATCGATCATGCGCCTCGTTCCGTATCCGGGCGAGATCGTGTCGGGTTCGATCAGGTTCGACGGCGAGGACCTCCTCGAGCGCTCGGAAAAGGAGATGCAACGCGTTCGCGGAAACGAGATCGCGCTTATCCCACAGGACCCGATGACGTCGCTCAACCCCGTTCTCACGGTCGGTCAGCAGATCATCGAGACCGTCCGTCTCCACCAGGACGTCAGCGAATCCGAAGCTCGCGAGGTCGCGATCGACGCGATGGAAGAAGTCGAGATTCCGGATCCCGAATCGCGTATCGACGAGTATCCCCACGAGTTCTCCGGCGGCATGCGACAGCGCGTCCTCATCGCGATCGGACTCGCCTGCGAGCCGGACCTCATCATCGCGGACGAGCCGACGACGGCGCTCGACGTGACGACGCAGGCGAAAATCCTCGAGTTGCTCAACGACCTGCGCGAAACGCACGACGTCGCGATCCTGATGATCACCCACAACCTCGGCGTCGTCGCCCAGACCTGCGACCGCGTCGGGGTCATGTACGCCGGAAACCTCGTCGAAACGGGGCCAGTCACGGATATCTTCGATCGGCCGAGACATCCCTACACCCGGACGCTCATCGACGCGATTCCGGAAGTCGGCGCGAACCGGAATCGACTGTACGCGCTCGACGGGTCGATGCCCGATCTGCAGGCGCTGCCGGACGGCTGTAACTTCGCCGACCGCTGTCCGCACGCGACCGACGACTGTCGCGTCGGCCCCGATCCAGAACTCGAGGCCGTACCGGGCGCACCCGGCGCTCACGCCGCGTGTATCCGGACCGACGAACTCGACCTTTCGGAACCCGCCGTCGGGGACGATACCGGACACCGTCGCCGAGAGGAACACACCGAACCGCTGCTGGAGGTTCGAAACCTCGAGAAGCACTTCTCGGCGGGCGACGGCCTGTTCGGAAACCTCTCGCTTACGCGAACCGACGGTGGCAGCCTGACGCTCGAGCGTCGGTACGTCAAAGCGGTCGACGGCGTGAGTTTTACCATCAACCGCGGCGAAACGGTCGGGCTGGTCGGGGAGAGCGGCTGCGGGAAGTCGACGGTCGCGAGGACCGTCATGCAGTTGCTCGAACCGACCGGTGGCGAGGTGTACTTCGACGGCCATCCGCTTCACGACCTCGGGAAGTCGGAGATCCGAAGCCTCCGTCAGGAGATGCAGATCATCTTCCAGGACCCGAAGAGTTCGCTTAATCCGCGCAAAACCGTCGGCCAGATCATCGGTCGCGGCATGGAAAAACACGGTATCGCGACCGGGGACGAAAAACGCGAGCGGATCGAGACCCTGCTCGAGCGCGTCGGATTGCAGGCGGGCGACATCGACAAGTACCCCCACCAGTTCTCGGGCGGTCAGCAACAGCGGATCGCCATCGCGAACGCGCTCGCCGTCGAACCGGATCTCATCGTCTGTGACGAACCGGTGTCGGCGCTGGACGTGAGCGTTCAGGCCCAGATCCTCAACCTGCTCGACGACATCCAGGACGAGTTCGGCCTCTCGTACCTCTTCATCTCACACAACATCAGCGTCGTCCAGCACCTCTGTGACCGCGTCGCCGTCATGTACCTCGGCAAGATCGCCGAGTTCGGATCGGTCGAGCAGGTGTTCGAACCGCCGTACCACCCCTACACGGAAAGCCTCCTGTCGGCCGTTCCCCACGCGAACCCGGACGCACGGACGGAACGGATTCTCCTCGAGGGAACGGTTCCCAGCCCGCTCGATCCGCCGTCGGGCTGTCCGTTCCACACCCGGTGTCCGAAGAAAATCGGTCCGGAGTGCGAACGCGACGAACCACGTCCCGAGCCGGTCGGCGAGAACGACGACCACACGATCGCCTGTCACCTCTCGTGTGAGGCGATGAGCGAGCCACTCGTCGGGCGGTCGTCCGAATCGGAGGCGAAACAGCTGTGA